In a single window of the Aridibaculum aurantiacum genome:
- a CDS encoding ATP-binding protein has product MSFKLRFAILFSLSVFVILTISAIYIIILNEEFRRDEFYNRLEAEGKKVSNVFFNGKNDRKWQPDSALLYIQTTIPEEKVAVYDSVLKPLYTSQGGDNIALQPGDFTNAKERSVFYFTKNKREHVVLYRDQPFEHYVAISGFDKYGRSKANNLFIILIFSILGGLFLSAFLAFFYVKQILKPLNQLKLRMQHINEKNLMERLDVGTSKDEISQIANNFNAMLNRLENSFDTRKSFVQHASHELRTPLANMLSQTEVALNQDLTKEQYRRILQSLKEDQQDMISLTNSLLLLSQYETLTSIEDWRDIRIDELVYETIDITKNVYRNAVISVDFEEVPDDEQLLIFKGNEMLIKSAFQNLIRNACNYSEDNLVTIAIKAETTRIVLHFNNRGRQLSAEEQQRLFIPFFRGDNSTNKKGFGLGLSIVQRILSLHHAQVSYSALENNLNRFTVILPK; this is encoded by the coding sequence ATGAGTTTCAAGCTTCGCTTTGCAATTCTCTTCAGCCTGTCCGTTTTTGTTATTCTAACAATATCGGCTATATATATTATAATACTGAACGAGGAATTCAGGCGCGATGAGTTTTACAACAGGCTGGAAGCGGAGGGGAAAAAGGTTTCTAATGTTTTTTTCAATGGCAAGAATGACAGGAAGTGGCAGCCTGACTCTGCACTGCTGTACATCCAAACCACCATTCCTGAAGAAAAGGTAGCTGTTTATGACTCAGTTCTAAAACCTCTTTATACCAGTCAAGGTGGAGATAATATAGCCTTGCAGCCGGGTGATTTTACAAATGCGAAGGAGCGTTCGGTATTTTATTTTACTAAAAATAAGCGTGAGCATGTAGTCCTTTACAGGGATCAACCATTCGAGCATTATGTGGCCATCTCAGGGTTTGATAAGTATGGTAGAAGCAAAGCCAACAATCTTTTCATTATTCTCATCTTTTCCATCCTGGGTGGATTGTTCTTATCTGCATTCCTCGCTTTCTTTTATGTAAAACAAATATTGAAGCCGCTCAACCAACTGAAGTTGCGGATGCAGCACATCAATGAGAAAAACCTGATGGAGCGACTTGATGTGGGCACTTCAAAAGATGAGATCAGCCAGATTGCCAATAACTTCAATGCAATGCTGAATAGGTTGGAAAATTCTTTTGATACCCGGAAGAGTTTTGTGCAGCATGCATCGCACGAGCTACGTACGCCGTTGGCAAATATGTTGTCTCAAACAGAAGTTGCGCTGAACCAGGACCTGACAAAGGAACAATACAGGCGGATCCTTCAATCACTAAAAGAAGATCAGCAGGACATGATCTCGCTTACCAATTCATTGTTGCTGTTGTCGCAATACGAAACGCTTACTTCAATAGAAGATTGGCGGGATATACGAATTGATGAACTGGTATACGAAACCATTGATATAACCAAGAATGTATACCGGAATGCTGTCATATCTGTTGATTTTGAAGAAGTTCCTGATGATGAGCAGCTACTCATCTTCAAAGGCAACGAAATGCTGATCAAGTCTGCGTTTCAAAACCTGATAAGGAATGCTTGTAATTATTCGGAAGATAACCTTGTGACTATAGCTATCAAAGCAGAAACAACAAGGATCGTTTTACATTTCAACAACCGGGGAAGACAATTGTCTGCAGAAGAGCAACAAAGACTTTTCATACCATTTTTCAGGGGGGATAATTCAACCAATAAAAAAGGCTTTGGGTTAGGGCTGTCCATTGTTCAGCGTATTCTTAGCCTGCATCATGCGCAGGTAAGCTATAGCGCCCTGGAGAATAACCTGAACAGGTTTACCGTCATCCTTCCAAAATAA
- a CDS encoding MFS transporter, giving the protein MNWKERVLLLLMAAINFTHILDFMVMMPLGNFLMPYFQISPKEFSVVVASYSIAAAVSGFSAAFYVDQFDRKKVLLFGYTGFVIGTVCCGIAPTYFLLLVSRIIAGLFGGLIGAQVLSIVSDSFSYERRATAMGILFSAFSLASIVGVPFSLFLAGRFSWHAPFLLIGGLGLFVIFAVGKFLPAMRGHLEAAREIKENPLNMIRNLLANRQQVTALLLSGSLMLGHFLIIPFLNPYMEMNVGFTEWQRNLVYMVGGVASFIASPFIGKLADKFGKHRIFYIFCVLSLVPIFLITNMPAIKYYYVLVVTGFWFAISTGRGIPAQAIISNVVKPEQRGSFMSFNSCIQQLFTGMASLIAGMIVLTAPDGKILHYPVVGYLSIVIVFTCIFIARMIHVHKEPAFQPIVTEDYTPGSVSEQARSTASAYK; this is encoded by the coding sequence ATGAACTGGAAGGAGCGGGTACTTCTGCTATTAATGGCAGCTATCAATTTCACCCATATATTGGATTTTATGGTGATGATGCCATTAGGCAATTTCCTCATGCCTTATTTCCAGATCAGCCCAAAGGAGTTTAGTGTAGTAGTTGCATCTTACAGTATAGCTGCAGCCGTTTCAGGTTTCTCAGCTGCTTTTTATGTAGACCAATTTGACCGTAAGAAAGTACTGCTCTTTGGCTATACAGGCTTTGTGATAGGTACCGTATGTTGTGGTATAGCTCCAACATATTTCTTGTTGTTGGTATCGCGGATTATTGCAGGATTATTTGGTGGACTTATTGGCGCACAAGTACTGAGTATAGTGTCTGACAGTTTCTCTTATGAAAGGCGTGCTACGGCAATGGGTATTTTATTCTCGGCCTTTTCTCTTGCTTCCATTGTTGGTGTTCCATTCTCGCTGTTCCTTGCCGGCAGGTTTAGTTGGCATGCTCCCTTTCTGCTTATTGGTGGATTAGGGCTGTTTGTCATTTTCGCTGTAGGAAAATTTCTGCCTGCTATGCGCGGCCACTTAGAGGCAGCACGTGAAATAAAAGAAAACCCACTGAACATGATCAGGAACCTGCTCGCAAACAGGCAACAGGTAACTGCGCTTTTGCTAAGTGGCAGCCTGATGTTGGGACACTTCCTGATCATACCATTTCTTAACCCATACATGGAAATGAATGTAGGATTTACAGAATGGCAGCGCAACCTGGTGTATATGGTAGGCGGTGTGGCTAGTTTTATTGCTTCGCCTTTTATTGGTAAACTGGCTGACAAATTTGGCAAGCACCGTATATTTTATATTTTCTGCGTACTATCACTGGTGCCTATATTCCTAATAACCAACATGCCGGCTATCAAGTATTATTATGTGCTGGTGGTAACCGGTTTTTGGTTTGCTATAAGCACCGGCAGGGGTATACCTGCACAGGCTATCATAAGTAATGTGGTAAAGCCTGAACAGCGTGGAAGCTTTATGAGTTTCAACAGTTGTATCCAGCAGTTGTTCACTGGAATGGCATCGCTCATTGCAGGAATGATAGTACTTACAGCACCTGATGGTAAGATCCTGCATTACCCTGTTGTAGGTTACCTGAGTATCGTGATTGTATTTACATGCATCTTTATTGCACGCATGATACATGTACACAAGGAGCCTGCATTTCAACCTATTGTTACCGAAGATTATACACCGGGTAGCGTAAGTGAGCAGGCTCGTAGTACGGCGAGTGCTTATAAATAA
- a CDS encoding M14 family metallopeptidase has protein sequence MKILVAITYILFSTIALQAQSLITTFEKSSGKETATYFEAIKHYELLDKKYSTISIKKFGLTDAGYPLHLVVFSAAKTFDPAQWEKNKNVVLLINNGIHPGEPDGIDASMMLLRDLASGKIAAPSNVVIGFIPVYNIGGALNRNSFSRVNQNGPVSYGFRGNAQNLDLNRDFTKNDSRNAKAFATIFHYMQPHILMDNHVSDGADYQHTMTLLTSQHNKLGGEAGKYLHDHFEPALYKGMDAKGWPMCPYVNFESANPEKGWLAFYDPPRYSSGYAALFGTIGFVPETHMLKPYKDRVLSTYALMQTLIEESSKQAANLVENKRKTLQDQLSKNDFPLSWTVDSTKNDIITFLGYEAGRKTSEVTGMQRLYYDRSKPFSKEVKYYNFFKPKVIATAPKVYIIPQGWHSVIDILKLNNVKMQQLAKDTVMEVQAARIESYKSMPRPYEKHHKNYDTEISWSTQKIRFLKGDYIISTNQPAKRYLVEMLTPNGDDSFFAWNFFDAILQQKEGYSDYRWEDVAATYLAEHPELKEKLEQQKKADETFAGSASAQLNFIYKHSPYYEPAHLRYPVYNLR, from the coding sequence ATGAAAATTCTAGTTGCAATAACATATATACTATTTTCTACTATAGCACTTCAAGCTCAATCGCTCATTACCACGTTCGAAAAATCATCAGGAAAGGAAACAGCTACTTATTTTGAAGCGATTAAACATTACGAATTACTTGATAAAAAATATTCAACAATTTCTATAAAAAAGTTTGGACTGACCGATGCAGGTTATCCATTGCACCTGGTTGTATTTTCTGCAGCCAAAACTTTTGATCCCGCCCAGTGGGAAAAGAATAAGAATGTTGTACTGCTGATCAACAATGGTATTCACCCCGGAGAACCTGATGGTATAGATGCCAGCATGATGCTACTGCGCGACCTTGCTTCAGGAAAAATAGCCGCGCCTTCTAATGTAGTGATCGGCTTCATACCCGTGTATAATATTGGTGGCGCGCTCAACAGGAATTCTTTTTCGCGTGTAAACCAGAACGGGCCTGTGAGCTATGGCTTCCGCGGCAATGCACAAAATCTTGATTTAAACAGGGATTTCACCAAAAATGACTCGAGGAATGCTAAAGCCTTCGCTACCATTTTCCATTACATGCAACCACATATATTGATGGACAACCACGTAAGCGATGGTGCCGACTACCAGCATACTATGACACTGCTGACATCGCAGCATAATAAACTTGGCGGTGAGGCAGGTAAATACCTGCACGATCATTTTGAACCGGCTCTTTATAAAGGCATGGATGCTAAAGGATGGCCGATGTGTCCTTACGTAAATTTTGAAAGTGCTAATCCAGAGAAAGGATGGCTTGCCTTTTACGATCCTCCCCGCTACAGCAGTGGCTATGCAGCATTGTTCGGCACTATAGGTTTTGTGCCTGAAACTCACATGCTGAAGCCGTACAAAGACAGGGTGCTTTCTACCTACGCGCTTATGCAAACGCTAATTGAAGAAAGCAGCAAACAAGCAGCCAACCTGGTAGAGAACAAGAGAAAAACGCTGCAGGATCAGCTTTCGAAAAATGACTTCCCCCTTAGCTGGACAGTCGATAGCACCAAAAACGACATCATTACTTTTTTAGGCTATGAAGCCGGCAGGAAGACAAGTGAAGTAACTGGCATGCAGCGGCTGTATTACGACCGCAGCAAACCGTTTTCTAAAGAAGTGAAATACTACAATTTCTTTAAGCCAAAAGTTATTGCCACAGCTCCTAAAGTATATATTATTCCGCAAGGCTGGCATTCGGTAATAGACATACTGAAGCTGAACAATGTAAAGATGCAGCAACTGGCAAAAGACACTGTTATGGAAGTACAGGCAGCACGAATTGAATCCTACAAGTCGATGCCACGACCATACGAGAAGCACCATAAGAATTATGACACAGAGATTAGCTGGAGCACACAAAAGATCAGGTTTCTAAAAGGAGATTATATCATTTCCACTAACCAGCCTGCGAAACGTTACCTGGTAGAGATGCTAACACCAAACGGTGATGACAGCTTCTTTGCCTGGAATTTCTTTGATGCCATTTTACAACAAAAAGAAGGCTACAGCGACTACAGGTGGGAAGATGTAGCTGCGACATATTTAGCAGAACATCCTGAACTGAAAGAAAAGCTTGAGCAACAGAAAAAAGCAGATGAGACATTTGCTGGCTCTGCTTCGGCTCAACTAAATTTTATTTATAAGCACTCGCCGTACTACGAGCCTGCTCACTTACGCTACCCGGTGTATAATCTTCGGTAA
- a CDS encoding 2-oxoglutarate dehydrogenase E1 component: MNDFSYITNSHPSYIESLYNDFIANPESVDQDLRKFFEGFDFAINQNGSNGAATSSAPVDKQQVSKEFAVFQLIHAYRKKGHLVAKTNPIRERKDRRANLELRNFGLSDADLEQSFAAGSIIGMENAKLKDIIKHLQKCYTTSVGFEYSSINDQERIDWLEREIEQNFHVPLSVEQKKCILEKLNQGVIFERFLHTKYIGQKRFSLEGGETTIAALDAIINTAAESGVEEVVIGMAHRGRLNVLANILGKTYEQIFTEFEGTMLPDTTMGSGDVKYHMGFRGEHTTSDGKKVNLQLCPNPSHLEAVDPIVVGFARSKADVIYESDYDRILPILIHGDASVAGQGIVYEVLQMSGLRGYYTGGTIHFVINNQIGFTTDFDDARTADYCTSVASMVQAPVFHVNGDDPEAAVKCVQIATRYRQKFNSDVFIDMVCYRKHGHNEGDDPKYTQPKLYALIDKHLNPRELYIQELVSHGSIDAQLAKEMEKKFWSDLQERLDEIKQNPIPYKFQKPELWWQDLRPANDQDFQQSPVTAITDDQFESIFNALMTIPEGMQPLRKVEKLLQDKIKLFESEKAIDWATGELMAYGSLLLEGHDVRMSGQDVRRGTFSHRHAIIRDENTDAAHNRVNHIPGAKGRFRIYNSLLSEYGVLGFEYGYSIANPNSLVLWEAQFGDFFNTAQPIVDQFIAAGETKWRQMSGMVLLLPHGYEGQGPEHSSARMERFLQMCAEYNMVITNITTSANFFHSLRRQLAWPFRKPMVVFSPKATLRHAGTYSKVEEFTSGSFKEVIDDPNAGDPSQVTKVLFCSGKIYFDLAEKQQKEDKKDVAIIRVEQLYPLPVNQLTQLYNKYNKATWFWVQEEPLNMGAASYLQMNLKGINYGVISRQPSASTATGYSKVHAQEQAEIINTAFSI, from the coding sequence ATGAATGATTTTTCTTATATAACGAATTCGCATCCGTCATACATCGAAAGTTTATACAACGATTTCATTGCTAATCCAGAAAGTGTAGACCAGGACCTTAGGAAGTTTTTTGAGGGCTTCGACTTTGCCATCAATCAAAATGGATCTAATGGTGCTGCCACATCTTCAGCCCCGGTTGATAAACAACAAGTGTCTAAAGAGTTTGCCGTATTCCAATTGATACATGCTTATCGCAAAAAAGGACACCTTGTTGCTAAAACAAACCCTATCCGCGAAAGAAAAGACAGGCGGGCGAATTTAGAGCTACGCAATTTTGGTCTTTCCGATGCCGACCTTGAGCAATCTTTTGCAGCAGGTAGCATTATAGGTATGGAGAATGCTAAGCTGAAAGATATTATCAAGCATCTACAAAAATGCTACACCACTTCTGTTGGTTTCGAATATTCAAGTATCAACGACCAGGAGAGAATTGACTGGCTTGAGCGAGAGATTGAGCAGAACTTTCATGTACCTCTTTCTGTAGAACAAAAGAAGTGCATTCTGGAAAAGCTAAACCAGGGCGTGATCTTCGAAAGATTCCTGCATACTAAATATATCGGCCAAAAGCGCTTTTCACTGGAAGGTGGTGAAACTACCATTGCTGCTTTAGATGCTATTATAAATACAGCTGCTGAAAGTGGAGTAGAAGAAGTGGTGATTGGTATGGCGCACCGTGGCAGGTTGAATGTATTAGCTAATATATTAGGTAAAACCTATGAGCAAATATTCACTGAGTTTGAAGGAACCATGCTTCCGGATACTACCATGGGTAGCGGCGACGTAAAATACCACATGGGCTTCCGTGGAGAGCATACAACCAGCGATGGTAAAAAAGTAAACCTCCAGCTTTGTCCTAATCCATCACACCTTGAAGCAGTTGATCCTATTGTAGTAGGATTTGCACGCAGCAAGGCAGATGTTATCTACGAAAGTGACTACGACCGCATTCTTCCTATACTTATACATGGCGATGCTTCTGTAGCTGGCCAGGGTATAGTATACGAAGTGCTGCAAATGAGTGGCCTGCGCGGCTATTATACCGGTGGAACCATTCACTTTGTTATCAACAATCAAATAGGTTTTACCACAGATTTTGATGATGCACGGACGGCAGATTATTGTACATCAGTAGCTTCTATGGTGCAGGCACCTGTTTTCCACGTAAATGGAGATGATCCTGAAGCTGCAGTGAAATGCGTACAAATAGCAACCCGTTATCGTCAAAAATTCAATAGCGATGTTTTCATTGACATGGTGTGCTATCGCAAGCATGGCCACAACGAAGGCGACGATCCAAAGTACACACAGCCTAAGCTGTATGCACTGATCGACAAACATCTTAATCCACGCGAACTTTATATACAAGAACTGGTAAGCCATGGCTCTATAGATGCACAGCTGGCCAAGGAAATGGAAAAGAAATTCTGGAGCGATCTGCAGGAGCGCCTGGATGAGATAAAGCAGAATCCAATCCCATACAAGTTCCAAAAGCCAGAACTGTGGTGGCAGGATCTGCGTCCAGCAAATGACCAGGACTTCCAACAATCTCCGGTTACAGCTATCACTGACGATCAGTTCGAAAGCATTTTCAATGCACTGATGACCATTCCCGAGGGAATGCAACCTCTGCGTAAAGTTGAAAAGCTATTACAGGATAAGATCAAGCTGTTTGAAAGTGAAAAAGCCATTGACTGGGCAACTGGTGAATTGATGGCTTATGGAAGCTTACTCCTGGAAGGTCATGATGTAAGAATGAGCGGTCAGGACGTTAGGCGCGGCACTTTCTCACACAGGCACGCCATCATTCGCGACGAAAATACAGACGCAGCACACAACCGTGTAAACCATATTCCAGGAGCTAAAGGACGTTTCCGCATTTACAATTCTTTATTGAGCGAGTACGGTGTACTTGGTTTTGAATATGGTTATTCCATTGCCAATCCTAATTCACTCGTATTGTGGGAGGCGCAGTTTGGCGACTTCTTCAATACTGCACAACCTATAGTTGACCAATTCATAGCAGCCGGCGAAACCAAGTGGCGCCAGATGAGCGGCATGGTATTGCTATTGCCTCACGGTTACGAAGGGCAGGGACCTGAGCACAGCAGTGCAAGAATGGAGCGCTTCCTGCAAATGTGCGCAGAGTACAATATGGTCATCACCAATATCACAACTTCAGCTAACTTCTTCCATTCGCTTCGCCGTCAGTTGGCATGGCCGTTCCGCAAGCCAATGGTTGTATTTAGTCCGAAGGCTACACTTCGTCATGCTGGCACTTACAGCAAGGTAGAAGAGTTCACATCAGGTAGCTTCAAGGAAGTAATTGATGATCCAAATGCCGGCGATCCGTCGCAGGTAACAAAGGTGTTGTTCTGCAGCGGCAAGATCTATTTCGACCTGGCTGAAAAGCAACAGAAAGAAGATAAGAAGGATGTAGCCATCATACGTGTTGAGCAATTGTACCCGCTGCCTGTAAACCAGCTGACGCAGCTTTACAACAAATACAACAAAGCCACCTGGTTCTGGGTGCAGGAAGAGCCGCTGAACATGGGCGCTGCCAGCTACCTGCAAATGAACCTGAAAGGAATAAATTATGGTGTTATCAGTCGCCAGCCTAGTGCATCTACTGCTACCGGTTATAGCAAGGTGCACGCACAGGAGCAGGCTGAGATCATCAATACAGCTTTCAGTATTTAA
- the rpsT gene encoding 30S ribosomal protein S20 gives MANHKATKKDVRQAAKRRDRNRYYGKTTRNAIRDLKEVKETSAYTDKLPSVASMIDKLAKRGVIHKNKASNLKRKLAKHVPAATA, from the coding sequence ATGGCAAACCATAAAGCTACCAAGAAAGATGTGCGCCAGGCAGCTAAGCGTAGAGATCGTAACCGTTACTATGGCAAAACTACACGTAACGCTATCCGCGATTTAAAAGAAGTAAAAGAAACATCAGCTTATACTGATAAACTGCCTTCAGTTGCTTCTATGATTGACAAGCTTGCAAAGCGTGGAGTGATCCATAAGAACAAGGCTTCCAATTTAAAGCGCAAATTAGCTAAGCACGTTCCTGCAGCAACTGCATAA
- a CDS encoding response regulator transcription factor has protein sequence MENTHRILLAEDEPKLGQIIQEELTRQGYQTDVAFDGNIAEKLFQQHNYSLVLLDVNLPYKNGLALCKEFREAKKNIPIIMLTALGEITDKIHAFNLGADDYIVKPFHFNELFARIKVFLKRSDAATEVTEKIVVGDLEIDLLDKTVTKGSTVVNLTAKEFALLALLAKSNGKVISKQEILEKVWGLSFDTGTNTIEVYISFLRNKLDKPFETKLIHTKPGFGYFLKEL, from the coding sequence ATGGAAAATACGCACAGGATATTGTTAGCCGAAGACGAACCAAAGCTAGGTCAGATCATTCAAGAAGAGTTGACCAGGCAGGGGTACCAGACAGATGTAGCCTTTGATGGAAATATTGCAGAAAAGCTATTTCAACAGCATAACTATAGCCTGGTTTTGCTGGATGTAAACCTGCCTTATAAGAATGGATTGGCGCTCTGTAAAGAGTTCCGGGAAGCAAAAAAGAACATCCCTATCATTATGCTTACAGCGTTGGGAGAGATCACTGATAAGATCCATGCCTTCAACCTGGGAGCAGATGATTATATAGTGAAGCCTTTCCACTTCAATGAACTTTTTGCCCGTATCAAGGTCTTCCTCAAAAGATCGGATGCAGCCACTGAAGTAACTGAAAAGATAGTAGTAGGTGACCTGGAGATAGACCTGTTGGATAAAACAGTTACCAAAGGAAGTACAGTAGTTAATCTTACCGCTAAAGAGTTTGCGCTTTTAGCTCTGTTAGCAAAATCCAATGGTAAGGTAATTTCTAAACAGGAGATACTGGAGAAGGTGTGGGGACTAAGTTTCGATACAGGCACCAATACCATCGAGGTTTATATTAGTTTCTTGCGCAACAAGCTCGACAAGCCTTTTGAGACCAAGCTTATACATACCAAGCCAGGTTTTGGATATTTCTTAAAGGAACTCTGA
- the guaA gene encoding glutamine-hydrolyzing GMP synthase, whose translation MSEKIIILDFGSQYTQLIARAVREANVFCEIIPYHKPFTFDENLKGVILSGSPFSVNDEKAPVVDVKEFNEKLPVLGVCYGAQLTAKIFGGRVEKSNKREYGRAHLQIEKEDKLLQGVSLHSQVWMSHGDSILELPTDFEVLATTESIPVAAFRKKDNNDHPLHALQFHPEVYHSLEGKKIIYNFLVNICGCKQDWTPSSFVQETIDNIKQQVGDGQVVMALSGGVDSTVAATLISRAIGDRLHGIFVDNGVLRKNEFQQVLDTYKEIGLNVKGVDKKQLFYDELKGKADPEEKRKIIGRLFIDVFQEEATSLTKIDFLGQGTIYPDVIESVSVHGPSATIKSHHNVGGLPEKMHLQLVEPLKYLFKDEVRKVGLELGIPHDQIYRHPFPGPGLAIRILGDITEEKVKLLQEADDIYVRGLKEYKLYPSIWQAGAILLPVKSVGVMGDERTYEYTLALRAVTSVDGMTADWAHLPYEFLAHISNEIINNVRGINRVVYDISSKPPATIEWE comes from the coding sequence ATGAGCGAAAAAATTATCATCCTTGACTTTGGAAGCCAGTATACTCAATTGATAGCACGCGCTGTTCGTGAAGCAAATGTGTTCTGCGAAATTATCCCCTATCATAAACCATTCACTTTTGATGAGAACCTGAAAGGTGTGATACTAAGCGGTTCTCCTTTTTCTGTGAATGATGAAAAAGCTCCCGTAGTTGATGTTAAAGAATTCAACGAAAAACTACCTGTATTAGGTGTTTGCTATGGTGCACAACTGACAGCCAAGATCTTTGGCGGAAGAGTAGAAAAAAGCAACAAGCGTGAATACGGTCGCGCTCATTTACAAATAGAAAAAGAAGACAAACTTCTGCAGGGTGTTTCGCTGCACAGCCAGGTGTGGATGAGCCACGGAGATTCAATACTTGAACTTCCTACTGATTTTGAAGTGCTTGCTACTACTGAAAGTATACCAGTAGCCGCCTTCAGAAAAAAGGACAACAATGATCATCCCTTGCATGCGCTGCAGTTTCACCCTGAAGTATATCATTCGTTGGAAGGCAAAAAGATCATTTATAACTTCCTGGTAAACATTTGCGGTTGTAAGCAAGACTGGACCCCTTCTTCTTTTGTGCAGGAAACCATTGACAACATAAAGCAGCAGGTTGGTGACGGGCAGGTTGTAATGGCTTTAAGCGGTGGTGTAGATAGCACAGTGGCTGCTACCCTTATCAGCCGCGCCATTGGCGACAGGCTACATGGGATTTTTGTAGACAACGGCGTTCTGCGGAAAAATGAATTTCAACAAGTATTGGATACCTATAAAGAGATTGGTCTTAACGTAAAAGGTGTAGATAAGAAACAACTTTTTTACGATGAACTAAAAGGAAAAGCAGACCCGGAAGAGAAGCGTAAGATAATCGGGCGCCTGTTCATCGATGTTTTCCAGGAAGAGGCAACCTCGCTTACCAAAATTGATTTTCTTGGGCAGGGAACTATTTATCCTGATGTGATTGAAAGTGTAAGCGTTCATGGACCTTCGGCTACCATCAAATCGCATCACAACGTAGGAGGGCTACCGGAAAAAATGCACCTGCAGTTGGTAGAGCCATTGAAGTACTTGTTTAAAGATGAAGTACGAAAAGTAGGTTTAGAGTTAGGCATTCCTCATGACCAGATTTATCGTCATCCATTCCCGGGACCGGGCCTTGCAATCCGCATTTTAGGCGATATAACAGAAGAGAAAGTTAAACTACTGCAGGAGGCAGATGACATCTACGTGCGTGGTTTAAAAGAATACAAGCTATATCCATCTATATGGCAGGCAGGCGCTATTTTACTTCCTGTTAAAAGTGTAGGTGTAATGGGCGATGAAAGGACTTATGAATATACATTAGCCTTACGTGCAGTAACTTCGGTTGACGGCATGACTGCTGATTGGGCACATCTGCCATATGAATTCCTGGCGCACATTTCAAACGAAATTATTAACAACGTGCGTGGAATAAACAGGGTGGTGTACGACATCAGCAGCAAACCACCAGCAACAATTGAGTGGGAATAA
- a CDS encoding head GIN domain-containing protein: MSACHNRERISGNGQLQSEERNIRSAKKIKVLGSMDVEVIAGETGVRVEADANLLPYIETEVDDNWLKIRVRENVSINSDNKIKVYVSTPTLTNIRVAGSGDVVTKGSFDNGDKTSVDIAGSGDVTMDVNAPKVDAKIAGSGNLHISGETRDLEVDIAGSGNFDGEKLKAENAKVKIAGSGDVFLFADVNLSANILGSGSVRYKGNAVVSRKVVGSGSISKIP; this comes from the coding sequence ATGTCAGCTTGCCACAATCGTGAACGTATTTCCGGTAACGGGCAACTGCAAAGCGAGGAACGCAACATTAGAAGTGCCAAAAAAATAAAAGTTCTTGGCTCTATGGATGTGGAGGTAATTGCAGGTGAAACGGGCGTTCGTGTAGAGGCTGATGCCAATCTGCTGCCTTACATAGAAACTGAAGTGGACGATAATTGGCTAAAGATCCGTGTGCGTGAAAATGTCTCAATCAATTCCGATAATAAAATAAAGGTGTATGTATCTACGCCTACGCTTACCAATATAAGAGTAGCCGGAAGTGGTGATGTGGTAACCAAAGGCAGTTTTGATAATGGTGATAAAACTTCTGTAGACATTGCAGGTAGTGGCGATGTGACAATGGATGTAAATGCACCTAAAGTAGACGCAAAAATTGCAGGAAGTGGAAACCTGCACATTTCAGGGGAAACAAGAGACCTGGAGGTTGATATAGCCGGTAGTGGAAATTTTGATGGCGAAAAGCTAAAAGCTGAAAATGCCAAAGTAAAAATTGCCGGATCTGGTGATGTATTTCTGTTTGCTGATGTAAACCTGTCCGCTAATATATTAGGAAGTGGTAGTGTGCGTTACAAAGGCAATGCAGTGGTTTCCAGGAAAGTGGTAGGTAGCGGCTCCATCTCAAAAATCCCTTAA